A section of the Rossellomorea marisflavi genome encodes:
- a CDS encoding PucR family transcriptional regulator, with the protein MDKSSEQLDPFKGPFQSLEELADAISETIGCPITIEDANHRILAYSTHDDDVDPARMATIMRRKVPDNVIKSLWKNGVIPKLFDSDEPVIIPAISEVGLGKRVAISVWKNDEILGFIWGQVTWDITDEELDFFRKAGKVVKNQMLSLKIRKKAGEEGHKDFFWQLLTGHLKDRGKIDSLSEKYHLTMNGSTGIVVFEFPEEIQQSLERHVNYYIQASSYIKLITSTTDENQLILLVRPFQDEGPARQIKDFVRDFVEEISSRLGVPELKGAAGTLYRSPVSIRDSYKEALYVLSIKDRFKYEASGIYTYQELGIFQFIDELYEKRVRDGYQNYHLEKLMEYDRKHHSQLLETIDMYLRYDCNVNEASKALHVHANTLNYRLKRIGEITEMDLKDPNQKMTLYLDLKIEQMKK; encoded by the coding sequence ATGGACAAATCCTCAGAGCAACTCGACCCTTTCAAGGGACCATTCCAATCGTTAGAAGAACTGGCTGACGCCATCAGTGAGACAATCGGATGCCCGATTACGATTGAAGATGCCAATCACCGCATTCTCGCATACAGCACCCATGATGATGACGTGGATCCTGCCCGCATGGCGACGATCATGCGCAGGAAGGTTCCCGATAATGTCATCAAGAGTCTGTGGAAAAACGGAGTCATCCCGAAGCTATTCGACAGTGACGAGCCTGTCATCATCCCTGCCATCTCAGAAGTCGGTCTCGGGAAACGGGTGGCGATATCAGTATGGAAGAACGATGAAATCCTCGGCTTCATATGGGGACAGGTGACATGGGATATCACAGACGAAGAATTGGATTTCTTCCGTAAGGCGGGGAAGGTCGTCAAGAATCAGATGTTATCGTTGAAAATACGGAAGAAGGCGGGGGAAGAGGGGCACAAAGATTTCTTCTGGCAGCTGTTGACCGGTCATTTGAAAGATCGCGGCAAGATTGATTCCCTTTCTGAAAAATATCATCTTACCATGAACGGGTCCACGGGTATTGTGGTTTTTGAGTTCCCCGAAGAAATACAGCAATCCTTGGAGCGTCACGTAAACTACTATATCCAGGCTTCTTCTTATATAAAACTTATCACAAGCACGACGGATGAAAACCAGCTGATCCTTCTCGTAAGGCCGTTCCAGGATGAAGGGCCGGCAAGGCAGATCAAGGATTTTGTCCGAGATTTCGTGGAAGAGATCAGCAGCAGACTCGGAGTCCCGGAGCTCAAAGGAGCCGCCGGTACCCTCTACCGTTCACCTGTAAGCATCCGTGACAGCTATAAAGAAGCACTATATGTGCTATCGATCAAGGATCGATTTAAATATGAGGCAAGTGGGATCTATACGTATCAGGAGCTTGGGATCTTCCAGTTCATCGATGAGCTGTATGAAAAGCGAGTCCGGGACGGCTATCAGAATTATCACTTGGAGAAATTGATGGAGTACGACCGGAAGCACCATTCCCAGCTTCTTGAGACGATCGATATGTACCTGAGATACGATTGCAACGTCAATGAGGCTTCAAAGGCCCTTCATGTTCATGCCAATACACTGAATTACCGCCTGAAGAGGATCGGGGAGATCACTGAGATGGATCTGAAGGACCCGAATCAGAAAATGACCTTATATTTGGATCTTAAAATCGAACAGATGAAAAAATGA
- a CDS encoding SDR family oxidoreductase encodes MKLIGLVYPNWGGLFLRILVTGSTGRLGSAVLNQLKERECSVLMTSRRKPEYSDRFDWVYSDMLSGEGLEEAARDIDVVIHTATSPMKKTKEIEVSGLTNFLSKLTHIKHFIYPSIVGIEDIPYNYYKHKHEAEEVLKHSNIPYTIVRATQFHSFVDSLFLSKPFLKGYFIPGNIKFQTVDVGEFANHLIDLTEKGPQGRTGDFAGPKVMTLREMANLKIGMSNKPSRVYNVALPGKLYKSLLEGKNTNPTQNVGSVTFEDFLRKNMTGK; translated from the coding sequence ATGAAGCTGATCGGTTTGGTTTATCCTAATTGGGGAGGGCTGTTTTTGAGGATACTAGTGACTGGTTCAACAGGGCGCCTAGGTTCAGCGGTACTTAATCAACTTAAAGAGCGTGAGTGTAGTGTCCTCATGACTTCAAGACGAAAACCTGAATACAGTGATCGTTTTGACTGGGTTTATAGTGATATGCTATCAGGTGAAGGATTAGAAGAGGCCGCAAGAGATATAGATGTGGTCATTCACACAGCAACCAGCCCAATGAAAAAAACCAAGGAAATTGAAGTTTCGGGTCTCACGAACTTTTTGAGTAAACTCACACACATAAAACATTTTATCTATCCATCGATTGTTGGGATCGAAGATATACCATATAACTATTACAAACATAAACACGAAGCAGAAGAAGTGCTGAAACATAGTAATATTCCTTACACAATCGTTCGTGCAACTCAGTTCCATAGTTTTGTAGATTCTTTGTTTTTGTCAAAGCCTTTTTTAAAGGGGTATTTTATTCCTGGAAACATCAAGTTTCAGACCGTGGATGTAGGTGAATTTGCCAATCATTTAATTGATCTGACGGAAAAGGGACCCCAAGGGAGAACGGGCGATTTTGCAGGTCCCAAAGTCATGACACTAAGAGAAATGGCCAATTTGAAAATAGGGATGAGCAATAAACCAAGTAGGGTATATAATGTAGCCCTCCCAGGAAAACTGTACAAGTCTTTATTGGAGGGTAAAAACACGAATCCAACGCAGAATGTGGGGAGCGTTACATTTGAGGACTTTTTAAGAAAAAATATGACCGGAAAATAG
- the hflX gene encoding GTPase HflX, whose protein sequence is MEEQKLKAIAIGVNTKDRDNDFEYGMLELKGLAEARHMDVVGKFTQNMQRPNHVHYLGKGKIDELIPLIEEWEADVIISNDELSPSQIRVLEKKLELRVMDRTMLILDIFAERAKTREAQLQVEVAQLQYMLPRLIGRRESLGRQGGGSGLANRGAGETKLELDRRRIEDRITALRKELDSLVELRSTQRKQRKKSGIPVVSLVGYTNAGKSTTMNAFIERFHHNNDKQVFEKDMLFATLETSVRNITLPDQKSFLLTDTVGFVNKLPHQLVKAFRSTLEEVVEADLIIHVVDLADPHHDTMMDVTDKTLEDIGVGDTPVLYAFNKADLVGGDIPRVEQGGVFYSAKQRIGIEELLGEVKKQIFGDYKTCTMLIPYDQGQLISYFNQQATVLETEYDEKGTILKVECRESDAERYRDYIIA, encoded by the coding sequence ATGGAAGAACAAAAATTAAAAGCAATCGCCATCGGCGTGAATACGAAAGACCGTGATAATGACTTTGAATATGGGATGCTTGAGCTCAAAGGACTTGCTGAAGCACGACATATGGACGTGGTGGGTAAATTCACCCAGAATATGCAACGTCCCAATCATGTGCATTATTTAGGGAAAGGGAAGATCGATGAACTGATCCCCCTCATAGAAGAGTGGGAAGCGGATGTGATCATCTCGAATGATGAACTGTCGCCTTCTCAGATCAGGGTGCTAGAGAAGAAGCTTGAACTCCGTGTGATGGACCGGACCATGCTCATTCTTGACATCTTCGCTGAACGCGCGAAGACAAGGGAAGCACAGCTTCAGGTGGAAGTTGCACAGCTGCAGTATATGCTTCCCCGTCTGATTGGACGGAGGGAGTCCCTCGGTAGACAGGGGGGAGGCTCAGGACTTGCCAACCGTGGTGCCGGTGAAACGAAGCTTGAGCTCGACCGCCGTCGCATAGAGGACCGGATTACGGCTCTGCGCAAGGAACTTGACTCCCTCGTGGAACTGAGGAGTACGCAGCGAAAGCAACGGAAAAAGAGCGGGATTCCCGTCGTTTCCCTTGTGGGCTATACAAATGCCGGCAAATCGACAACGATGAATGCCTTCATAGAGCGGTTCCACCACAACAACGACAAGCAGGTGTTCGAGAAGGATATGCTGTTTGCCACATTGGAGACATCCGTGCGTAACATCACCCTGCCGGATCAAAAATCCTTCCTTCTGACCGATACGGTCGGTTTCGTCAACAAGCTGCCCCATCAGCTTGTCAAAGCATTCCGTTCAACCCTTGAGGAAGTGGTGGAAGCAGACCTGATCATCCATGTGGTGGATCTGGCCGACCCTCATCACGATACGATGATGGATGTGACGGACAAGACACTTGAAGACATCGGAGTCGGTGATACACCGGTTCTGTATGCTTTCAATAAAGCAGACCTTGTTGGCGGGGATATCCCTCGTGTCGAACAAGGCGGTGTCTTTTACTCAGCCAAGCAGAGGATCGGAATCGAAGAACTGCTGGGTGAAGTGAAAAAACAGATTTTTGGCGATTATAAGACATGCACGATGCTCATCCCGTATGACCAGGGACAGCTGATTTCGTATTTCAACCAACAGGCAACCGTCCTTGAGACCGAATATGACGAGAAAGGCACGATACTGAAGGTGGAATGCAGGGAAAGTGATGCCGAACGGTACCGAGACTATATCATCGCATGA
- the ald gene encoding alanine dehydrogenase, translated as MQIGIPKEIKNNENRVAITPAGVLNLVKAGHSVYIESGAGIGSGFTDDSYQEAGAKIEASAADVWNKAMVMKVKEPLPSEYVYFHKGLILFTYLHLAAEPELAQALVEKEVTAIAYETVEVNRTLPLLTPMSEVAGRMATQIGAQFLEKPKGGKGILLSGVPGVKRGKVTIIGGGVVGTNAAKMAVGLGADVTLIDLSAERLRQLDDIFGNDIQTLMSNRLNIEDAVKDSDLVIGAVLIPGAKAPKLVTEEMVKSMQPGSVLVDVAIDQGGIIETCDHISTHDDPTYEKHGVVHYAVANMPGAVPRTSTIALTNVTVPYALQIANKGVAKAIQDNMALAKGVNVANGFITYEAVARDLGYKYVTAHDAILTTVV; from the coding sequence ATGCAGATTGGAATTCCTAAAGAAATCAAAAACAACGAGAACCGTGTAGCCATCACACCTGCTGGTGTCCTGAACCTGGTGAAGGCAGGTCATTCTGTATATATCGAATCTGGAGCTGGAATTGGAAGCGGTTTCACGGACGATTCTTATCAAGAAGCCGGAGCGAAAATCGAAGCCTCGGCAGCTGACGTGTGGAATAAAGCCATGGTCATGAAAGTGAAAGAGCCACTTCCATCTGAGTATGTGTATTTCCACAAAGGCCTGATCTTGTTCACGTATCTTCATCTCGCAGCAGAACCGGAACTTGCCCAAGCACTGGTTGAAAAGGAAGTAACGGCGATCGCCTATGAAACGGTGGAAGTCAACCGCACCCTGCCACTTCTGACTCCAATGAGTGAGGTAGCAGGACGCATGGCTACACAGATCGGTGCACAATTCCTAGAGAAGCCGAAGGGTGGAAAAGGAATCCTGCTGAGCGGAGTACCGGGTGTGAAACGCGGCAAGGTGACCATCATCGGAGGCGGAGTCGTCGGGACGAACGCAGCGAAGATGGCTGTCGGCCTTGGAGCGGACGTTACCTTGATCGATCTGAGCGCCGAGCGCCTGCGCCAGCTCGACGATATCTTCGGCAATGATATTCAAACGTTAATGTCGAACCGATTGAACATTGAAGATGCAGTTAAGGATTCCGATCTTGTCATCGGTGCTGTCTTGATCCCCGGAGCCAAAGCACCAAAGCTTGTGACGGAAGAGATGGTCAAGTCCATGCAACCGGGATCAGTTCTCGTGGATGTTGCCATCGATCAGGGCGGAATCATCGAAACATGCGATCATATCTCCACCCATGATGATCCTACGTACGAAAAACACGGAGTGGTCCATTATGCCGTAGCGAATATGCCGGGTGCCGTTCCTCGTACCTCTACGATTGCCTTGACGAATGTGACCGTTCCATACGCTCTCCAGATTGCCAACAAAGGAGTGGCGAAAGCGATTCAGGATAATATGGCCCTCGCGAAAGGGGTCAATGTAGCTAACGGGTTCATCACGTATGAAGCAGTGGCGAGAGATCTTGGGTACAAATACGTTACAGCGCACGACGCGATCCTTACAACCGTAGTTTGA
- a CDS encoding PadR family transcriptional regulator — translation MSSSQLLKGVLEGCLLSIISKGETYGYEMIEKLAQHGFTMVKEGSIYPLLLRMKKDGLVNTIQKEQPSGGPKRKYYRLTEAGQEELDQFKMRWNEMATSVNRLIEEEAE, via the coding sequence ATGTCATCGAGCCAACTATTGAAGGGTGTACTGGAGGGGTGCCTCCTTTCGATCATTTCAAAAGGGGAAACGTATGGTTATGAAATGATCGAGAAACTGGCACAGCATGGGTTCACGATGGTGAAGGAAGGAAGCATTTATCCATTGCTCCTGCGTATGAAAAAGGATGGATTGGTCAATACGATCCAGAAAGAACAGCCTTCGGGTGGGCCGAAGCGGAAGTACTATCGCTTGACGGAGGCGGGGCAGGAAGAGCTGGACCAATTCAAAATGAGATGGAATGAGATGGCAACAAGCGTAAATCGATTGATAGAGGAGGAAGCGGAATGA
- a CDS encoding GntR family transcriptional regulator encodes MLIQIEPHSPIPIYAQVRNGIVEGIVRGELKPGDVLPSVRSFAADLGVNMHTVNKSYHELEDKGIIQIVPKSGAVILAPDEPTKERINMIASSIRPLLAEALAVGMTEEQLQDMIRSIQSSIKGE; translated from the coding sequence TTGCTGATCCAAATTGAACCACATTCTCCCATTCCGATCTATGCCCAAGTACGGAATGGGATTGTCGAGGGCATCGTGCGGGGTGAGCTGAAGCCTGGGGATGTTCTTCCTTCGGTCCGGTCCTTTGCCGCTGACCTGGGCGTGAACATGCACACGGTCAATAAAAGCTACCATGAATTAGAGGATAAAGGAATCATTCAGATCGTACCCAAGTCCGGTGCCGTCATCCTCGCGCCCGACGAACCGACAAAGGAACGGATCAACATGATCGCCTCCTCCATCCGGCCGCTCCTTGCCGAAGCACTGGCCGTCGGAATGACGGAAGAACAGCTGCAGGATATGATCAGATCCATTCAATCAAGTATCAAGGGGGAATAA
- a CDS encoding DUF1648 domain-containing protein, whose product MQSILLIGMIGIILLIQVMLPFIVKRTVVFGVTIPVEHIRDAQLLRFKKIYAAVTAMLSVAGIVLFFMITGSVDLPEDRLIASGILLPFIIIFISMSLYAYFHMRVVRYKRESQWFKGRRQVRVSEPTSRSKDEMLPWYLFLFPIVLGAGLIVFTLMNYQLFPDQLPTHWGPSGEPDAFTAKTRVSVLTMPFVLLLMSAMFLAIHELTRNSGIKLSAGNIPASKIRQLKLRKYSSWFLFFISMATAMLFSILHIQTAYENLLSGSLMLFAPLAFSVFVFFSAVLMAIKVGKSDSDLDRTTIIDEGGDTVNEDDDSHWIGGIFYFNREDPSFLVEKRFGVGWTINFARPTGYLLILAPVVAILLLTLL is encoded by the coding sequence ATGCAATCCATTTTATTGATCGGTATGATCGGAATCATACTCCTTATCCAAGTGATGCTGCCATTTATCGTGAAACGCACCGTTGTATTCGGGGTCACGATTCCCGTAGAGCACATACGAGACGCTCAATTGCTCCGCTTCAAAAAAATCTATGCGGCGGTCACCGCCATGCTTTCTGTAGCCGGCATTGTCCTGTTCTTTATGATAACCGGTTCAGTTGACCTTCCTGAGGACCGGCTCATTGCTTCAGGGATCCTGCTTCCCTTCATCATCATCTTCATCTCCATGTCCCTCTATGCCTACTTCCACATGCGAGTGGTCCGGTACAAACGTGAAAGCCAGTGGTTCAAAGGACGAAGACAGGTCCGCGTATCAGAGCCTACCTCTAGGTCCAAGGATGAAATGCTCCCCTGGTACCTCTTCCTGTTCCCGATCGTGCTCGGGGCAGGTCTCATTGTCTTCACCCTTATGAATTATCAGCTCTTCCCAGATCAACTGCCGACCCATTGGGGACCAAGTGGAGAGCCGGACGCCTTCACAGCCAAAACCAGGGTCAGCGTCCTGACGATGCCATTTGTTTTACTGCTCATGAGCGCCATGTTCCTTGCCATCCACGAATTGACGCGGAACTCCGGAATCAAACTGAGCGCAGGGAACATTCCAGCATCCAAGATCCGACAGCTCAAGCTTAGGAAGTACTCCAGCTGGTTCTTGTTCTTCATTTCCATGGCAACAGCCATGCTATTCAGCATACTTCATATTCAAACGGCTTACGAAAATCTATTAAGCGGGTCCCTCATGCTCTTTGCACCACTGGCCTTCTCTGTATTCGTCTTCTTCAGTGCTGTCTTGATGGCCATAAAAGTAGGAAAATCCGATTCGGATCTGGACCGCACCACCATCATCGATGAGGGAGGGGACACCGTCAATGAAGACGATGATTCCCACTGGATCGGCGGCATTTTTTACTTCAACCGTGAGGATCCTTCCTTCTTGGTGGAAAAACGATTCGGTGTCGGCTGGACGATAAACTTCGCCAGACCTACCGGCTACCTTCTCATCCTTGCACCGGTTGTTGCCATTTTGTTGCTTACCCTTCTATAA
- a CDS encoding SDR family oxidoreductase, whose translation MGRLDNKVSIITGAATGIGEAAANVFAAEGAKVILADVDEKQVNKTAENIRKEGGYAEAYHLDVSSEEGVKAFALHLEKTYGTIDVLFNNAGVDEQGGKVHEYPVELFDKIIAVDLRGTFLVSKYLIPLMLEKGGSIINNGSMSGHAADLDRSGYNAAKGGIINFTKAMAIDYARHGIRVNSVSPGTIETPLIDILVGGKEDDMGEKFREANKWITPMGRLGRPTEMATVALFLASDDSSYVTGEDIKADGGIMAYTWPGKMLIDQDEWKKGTE comes from the coding sequence ATGGGAAGATTAGACAACAAAGTATCCATCATCACAGGAGCCGCAACCGGGATCGGTGAAGCTGCAGCGAACGTATTTGCAGCAGAGGGCGCCAAGGTCATCCTTGCCGACGTTGATGAAAAGCAGGTCAATAAAACGGCAGAAAACATCCGGAAAGAAGGGGGCTATGCAGAGGCGTACCATCTTGATGTCTCCAGTGAAGAAGGCGTCAAAGCGTTTGCCCTTCATCTTGAGAAAACGTATGGCACGATTGACGTGCTCTTCAATAATGCCGGAGTGGATGAGCAGGGCGGGAAGGTCCACGAATATCCTGTGGAACTATTCGATAAGATCATTGCCGTTGATCTACGCGGTACATTCCTTGTCAGCAAATATCTGATCCCCCTCATGCTCGAGAAAGGCGGATCCATCATCAATAACGGATCCATGTCTGGACACGCCGCGGACCTTGATCGCTCAGGATATAATGCCGCCAAGGGAGGCATCATCAACTTTACCAAAGCAATGGCCATCGACTATGCGCGCCACGGAATCCGGGTGAATTCGGTTTCTCCGGGCACAATCGAAACCCCTCTCATCGATATCCTTGTCGGTGGGAAAGAGGATGACATGGGTGAGAAGTTCCGCGAAGCCAATAAATGGATCACCCCGATGGGTCGCCTCGGGCGCCCTACCGAAATGGCGACGGTAGCTCTGTTCCTAGCGTCCGATGATAGCTCATATGTAACGGGAGAAGACATCAAGGCAGACGGAGGCATCATGGCGTACACCTGGCCTGGGAAGATGCTGATCGACCAGGATGAATGGAAAAAGGGTACTGAATAA
- a CDS encoding alanine/glycine:cation symporter family protein — translation MLDVLDKINSFLWGTPSLVLLFGTGLFLTLVLRGIQFRRLFYAFKLAFTKEKPSASTDSSEGDISNFKTLMTALSATIGNGNIAGVATAITIGGPGAIFWMWVVGLVGMATKYAEALLAMKYRVKNKNGEYSGGPMYYVEKGLGRKWKFLGVAFALFGAFAALGIGNSVQSNTIADVMTSSFSINPWITGITLAVLTALIIFGGIQRISTVASFFVPIMAFLYIGGSLLIIFINYDMIIPSFSLIFEYAFNPVAAAGGFGGVVVAEAVRSGFSKGIFSNESGLGTAALIAGNAKTDHPVKQALVAMTGTFIVTIIVCTMTGLVLLITGFWDPSGGLISGVAHDPSLDGGALTSAAFGHALGTAGEYIVSFSVVFFGFSTIVGWYMYGEKCFEYLTNYRFIVPYRLVYVIATFAGAIANLNVVWKFADMANALMMIPNLIALILLYKVISSETKHYFNEYLPSTTNKK, via the coding sequence ATGTTAGACGTACTAGACAAGATCAATTCATTCTTGTGGGGAACACCAAGTTTAGTACTGTTATTCGGAACGGGCCTATTTTTGACACTGGTATTGAGAGGCATTCAGTTCCGCAGGCTATTCTATGCATTTAAACTCGCATTCACGAAAGAAAAACCGTCCGCTTCGACAGATTCATCCGAAGGGGATATCTCCAACTTCAAAACACTGATGACCGCATTGTCGGCCACTATTGGGAACGGGAATATCGCAGGGGTGGCAACAGCCATCACGATTGGCGGTCCCGGAGCCATCTTCTGGATGTGGGTCGTCGGTCTCGTGGGGATGGCGACAAAGTACGCCGAAGCACTGCTCGCCATGAAATACCGGGTTAAAAACAAAAACGGCGAATACTCCGGTGGACCGATGTACTACGTGGAAAAAGGGCTCGGGCGAAAATGGAAATTCCTCGGTGTCGCCTTTGCCCTGTTCGGTGCATTTGCAGCTCTCGGAATCGGCAACAGCGTCCAGTCCAATACGATTGCCGATGTCATGACATCAAGCTTCTCCATTAATCCATGGATTACCGGAATCACCCTGGCTGTACTGACAGCACTCATCATCTTCGGAGGCATACAGAGGATCTCGACCGTTGCATCCTTCTTCGTCCCGATCATGGCCTTTCTCTATATAGGAGGATCTCTTTTAATCATCTTCATCAATTACGATATGATCATCCCCTCCTTCTCCCTGATCTTTGAATATGCTTTCAATCCTGTTGCAGCAGCAGGAGGATTTGGTGGAGTCGTAGTCGCAGAGGCAGTGAGGAGTGGGTTCTCGAAAGGGATCTTCTCCAATGAATCCGGACTCGGGACGGCAGCCCTCATTGCGGGGAATGCCAAGACCGACCATCCGGTTAAACAGGCACTTGTCGCCATGACCGGTACGTTCATCGTGACCATCATCGTCTGTACGATGACAGGACTTGTTTTGCTCATCACAGGTTTTTGGGATCCGTCCGGCGGATTGATCTCAGGTGTGGCCCATGATCCTTCCTTGGATGGCGGGGCCCTGACCAGCGCCGCTTTCGGACATGCCCTCGGCACGGCTGGGGAATACATCGTATCGTTTTCCGTCGTGTTCTTCGGATTTTCCACGATTGTCGGATGGTATATGTACGGGGAGAAATGCTTTGAGTACTTGACCAACTACCGCTTCATCGTACCGTATCGCCTCGTGTATGTGATCGCAACGTTCGCCGGCGCCATTGCCAACCTGAATGTCGTATGGAAGTTCGCCGACATGGCCAATGCGCTCATGATGATCCCGAACTTGATTGCACTCATACTCCTGTACAAGGTGATATCAAGTGAAACGAAGCACTACTTCAACGAATACCTGCCTTCAACAACCAATAAGAAGTAA
- a CDS encoding HAAS domain-containing protein, translating to MNVSKESRDFLDRLSVYLFASGKNEKEIREVTGELEDHLHEAEKKGKSVEDITGLTAKQYMDQIAKEMPFDKMGVFKYALVLIFGAIAFYVMGDAINGTMDYSWIIIIGLPVMVLLYGVMVAKLFKYTAEKVLSKKKEFTLLILLAGVPLAGMGGVVFLDQFIGVTAVSLGTTGRVIGFVLCAFILIGVSIWSKSLIMILLPILVFVPQYYIERTSWSEETQLMMIAMVFPIGFMISLGISILQMWRKERRQVA from the coding sequence ATGAATGTTTCAAAGGAAAGCAGGGACTTCCTGGACCGCCTGAGTGTTTACTTGTTTGCAAGCGGGAAGAACGAAAAAGAGATCAGGGAGGTCACGGGTGAACTCGAAGACCATCTTCATGAAGCGGAAAAGAAGGGGAAAAGCGTCGAGGATATCACCGGGCTGACGGCAAAACAGTACATGGATCAGATTGCGAAAGAGATGCCGTTTGATAAGATGGGGGTTTTCAAATATGCGCTGGTTTTGATCTTTGGAGCCATCGCTTTCTATGTGATGGGGGACGCCATTAACGGCACAATGGATTACTCATGGATTATCATCATTGGTTTACCTGTCATGGTCCTGCTTTATGGTGTAATGGTAGCGAAGCTATTTAAATACACAGCGGAAAAAGTTTTATCAAAAAAGAAGGAATTCACGCTCCTTATTCTGTTGGCGGGAGTACCACTTGCCGGTATGGGAGGAGTTGTATTTTTAGATCAATTCATAGGAGTTACAGCCGTATCGTTAGGCACCACGGGGAGAGTGATTGGATTTGTACTGTGCGCCTTCATCCTGATCGGGGTATCGATTTGGTCTAAGTCGCTTATCATGATCTTACTTCCGATTCTTGTTTTCGTGCCTCAGTATTATATCGAAAGAACCTCCTGGTCTGAAGAAACACAGCTTATGATGATCGCGATGGTATTCCCGATAGGGTTCATGATTTCCCTGGGCATTTCTATCTTGCAGATGTGGCGAAAGGAACGCAGGCAGGTTGCATAA
- a CDS encoding TVP38/TMEM64 family protein: MSRNVFVFFFLTLLATVGFLQRDTIGLILSGDESSLYSLKESNRFSLYGLTLLVMIIQNSFTVIPLILVISINVTIFGFWQGFLWSWISSIIGAGIVFLSVRQLFLQSLSSRIAPSPHLKERGFTYVFQGRIIPMIPTSLVNIVAGVSGISFRHLITGTITGNFLYFFCLSLIPLGVLSMSWIETGVVTLVLITIVIFYYSKVRGRR; the protein is encoded by the coding sequence ATGAGCAGAAACGTTTTTGTTTTTTTCTTCCTTACCTTACTGGCCACTGTCGGCTTTCTTCAGAGAGACACCATCGGTTTGATCCTCTCAGGGGATGAATCCTCCCTCTATTCCTTGAAGGAGTCTAACAGATTCAGCCTTTACGGACTTACCCTGCTCGTCATGATTATCCAGAACTCGTTTACCGTCATCCCTCTTATTCTCGTCATTTCAATAAATGTAACGATTTTTGGTTTCTGGCAAGGATTCCTTTGGAGCTGGATTTCGAGTATCATCGGAGCCGGGATCGTCTTTCTTTCCGTCAGACAGCTCTTCCTTCAAAGCCTTTCTTCCCGAATCGCTCCTTCCCCCCACCTGAAGGAACGTGGATTCACGTATGTATTCCAAGGTCGGATCATCCCAATGATTCCCACGAGCCTCGTCAATATCGTGGCTGGTGTCAGCGGGATTTCATTCCGGCATTTGATCACCGGGACCATCACAGGCAACTTTCTCTACTTTTTCTGTCTATCACTGATCCCCCTAGGAGTCCTGTCCATGTCCTGGATCGAGACCGGCGTCGTCACTCTTGTTCTTATCACGATCGTGATTTTCTATTACTCAAAGGTCCGCGGCAGACGATGA